TATAAGTATCTCAGTAAAGAATATCAGCAACGAGCTAGTAGGTTGGAAAGAGGATTGTCTGTCCTTTCTGATAGGAAGAATGCTCAAGAAGAAGATGATTATAATCCTCAGGTACCAGCAAGTGATCGAGAAGGTCTGTTAAATGATACTGCAGGATTTGATGAATTAGTATCTAAAGGTACAGATGCTGCTCGAAGTAGACGACAAAAGGATAGCAGTGGTGTGACATTTATAGGTGATTACGAACAGCATTTAGATGAGGATGAGTTAGGATTCAGTGGTGGATGGAGTCCTTCAGGTAAACGTGCTCTTGAAAAAATGTGGTCAGCAAAGCCAGCAGTAATGAATGAGGAAGACTATTTCATTTTAAATGAAGACGTGAATAAAGTGCTTACCTCTTATCGTAATGATATACAAGCAATGAAGGCAGACATTCAGAAGGTTGAGCAACTCTTTGCTGAGATGCAAGCTGGGAAAAATAGACTCGAGAACTACTCAGAACAAGTCATAGGTATTTGGACTGATGTAAGTAGCAATTGCCACATGATCCTCAATCACTTGGTGGGAATGCAAATGCGGTTGATAGCTTTTGTAGAATCTGGAGGGGTAATCCGCCCTAATGTGGGAAATGTTCCTAAAGGGAAGTTTCCCTATTAACAAGTAGAGTGTCTTCTAGGCGACCCCTTCTGTTCAAATTTATCCCAACGATTTAATTGCTCTTGTAGTGCACGAGCTTGAGGAGAGTTGGGATTGCTTTCCATCCACATTGCTAATTCCCGACGTTTATCATTCACCATAGAATCCAAGTTTTGAGATAGATCGTGAATTTGCGTTTCTTTTGTAGATATGGCTACGTCGTAATCGTTTTGTAGTTTATCATGTAGGTCACGCATATTTGGAATAAACGTATTCCGTATATTTGCAAACGCTAAGCGGAATTTTTCGATAGATTCTACCCCTAAATTCGATATATCTTGAGAAATCTCATTAGTTAATGAGGTGCCAAAAAATTTATTTTTTACAGGTAAATCTAAGATAAGGGCAACGGAAATAAGTAAAAGAATTATACCTAAGCTGATACCAAAAATTAGCCAGTTACCATAGAGTATGGTATAGCTCATTAAGGCTATCATTCCTAAACACGTAAGTATTGATATAGCAAAACACACCGTAGTGCGTAGTATTAAATTAGCACGATAATTGTCCCAGGGAAGGAGAAGAACTACCTTTTTGTCTATAGATATAGGTGCTAATGTCATGGGAACGTGACTCAGTTTATTAAATTCGGATTGCTTGACGGGGAAGAATAAATTTCTTGAGCTGAATTTGATATTTCCTGCCAAGTTTGTAGTCTTATCAAAAGACGTTGTTCTTCTTGTTTTAATTGTTCTATGCGTTGTTCCTTTTCTATGATTGAATAAATCAATTTTGAATAAGCAGTTTGAAGTAACTGGAAAGAGGATAAGGACGACGTTTTATTTTTTACTAGAGTTATAGTTTGCTGAATTTTAGACGGTAGGCATTTGATTAAATAAATCGTGCTAATAAGTAAAAGAATACAAACCAAAGAAGCAACCATTAAAGTTACACCACTGATTATTTCCGGAAGACTAGAAGAAATACATCCAAAAGCTACAATTACGGCTCCACCTATCATCGTACCGATCAAAAGTATAATAGCTAAAACGTAAGAAAGAGAGCTTTGCTCAATGAAAATAGCAACTTTTTTTTGTAACATTGTAGCATCCCGTTCTACATTGAAAAGAAGGGAACATTGACTAGGCAGGGATAGAAGAGTTGGGGAAATAGAATTAGAAAGACTTAATACCACAAAATTCCTTAAAATATAGTGGTGAAATTTAAAGAATATATTCATTTTATTCAATACGTAACATAAAGTAATTCTTTTTAAATTCTTTTCTATTTTAGTTTTTTATGAATAAAACTGTTGTTGTTGCTATGTCTGGAGGCGTAGATTCCTCCGTAGTTGCCTATCTATTAAAAAGATTTACTCCTTACAAAGTTCTTGGCCTCTTTATGAAGAATTGGGAGGAAGAAGATAGTGATGGCCTGTGCTCTACAGCTAAAGATTATGAGGATGTGGAAAGAGTTGCTAATCAATTAGACATTCCCTACTACACAGTATCTTTTGCTAAGGAATACCGTGAAAGAGTTTTCTCTCGTTTCCTTTCAGAGTATTCTAAAGGTTATACACCGAATCCCGATGTTCTTTGTAATCGAGAAATAAAATTTGATCTTCTTCAGAGAAAAGTCCGCGAATTGGGGGGAGATTTCTTAGCTACAGGTCATTATTGTCGTTTATCTTCAGATGTTGATGGTGTTCATTTACTTCGCGGTATAGATTCCCAAAAAGATCAAAGTTATTTTTTATGTGGAACACGAAGAGAATCCCTGGATAATGTACTTTTCCCTTTAGGAGATATGACAAAAACAAAAGTGCGCGTTATTGCTGAAGAAGCAGGATTAGCTACCGCTAAGAAAAAAGACAGCACAGGTATTTGTTTTATTGGGAAACGTCCATTTAAAAGTTTTCTTGAAAAGTTTGTGCCAAACTTAGAAGGAGATATTGTGGATTGTGATTCTCAGAAAGTTGTAGGTCGACATGAAGGCGCTCACTATTACACGATAGGGCAACGACGTGGGTTAGATCTGGGTGGCTCAGAAAAACCTTGTTATGTTGTTGGTAAGGATATAGAGAAAAACATTGTATATATAGTGCGTGGAGAAGATCACCCCTTACTCTATCAAAAAGAACTTACAGCTAAAGAATTGAACTGGTTTGTATCTCCAGAATCTATAATGCAATGTAGTGCAAAAGTACGCTATCGTTCTGCCGATGAAAAATGTGAAATTCTTTATTCAGAGGAGAATGGTGAAGTGCAAGTGCGATTTTCTTCCCCCATTAAGGCAATCACCCCTGGGCAAACAATTGCCTTTTATGATGGGGAGAAGTGCCTAGGGGGTGGGGTCATAGAAGTTTCTATGACTCCCCGTTTGGTATAGTTGCTGCAATACTTTCAGTAGCCTGTTCTTCATCACGTTCGAAAGTAACGCGATCTTCGGAAAGATTAGCGCGAAGTTTTCGTGCTTCTTGACGGCAAGATTCTTTAAGTAAAAGTTCTGCAAGAGGATCTTCAAGATATTGCTCAATAACACGACGTAAAGGTCGTGCACCCATTTCTGGAGAATGTCCTTTCGTGACCAAGAAAGAAATCACAGAGTCTGGAATACTTAATGCCATTTGGTAATTTTTCAAACGAGAGTCCAGTTTATTAATTTCTAAATGGATTATTTCAGATAAGGCATCTTTTTCTAAAGGACGGAAGATAACACTTTCATCTAAACGATTGATAAATTCTGGCTTTAGATGTTTCTTCACAGCATTTTCAATTTTTTCTTGAATCACTTTATAATCAAAATTCGATCGAGATCCAAATCCAATCTCTCCGCTTTTCTTAATTAAATCTGCGCCTAAGTTAGAAGTCATGATAATAATTGCATGACGGAAATCAATCTTACGGCCGAATGAGTCTGTAAGACGTCCCTGCTCTAAGATCTGTAACATTAAGTCCATAATATCGGGATGAGCTTTTTCAATCTCATCGAATAGAACAACACAATAAGGACGACGACGTACTTGCTCTGTAAGATGACCACCTTCCTCGTGACCAACATATCCTGGAGGTGATCCCATCATTTTCGTGGCGGCAAATTTTTCCATGTACTCAGACATGTCTACTTGAATTAAAGCATCCTCGCCACCGAACATTTCAATAGCAATTTGTTGAGCAAGTAATGTTTTTCCAACTCCTGTGGGGCCTAAGAATAAGAAGGAACCTGTAGGACGATTAGGATCTTTAATTCCTGTTCTAGAACGACGAATAGCGCGGCAAATACTTGCTACAGCTTGATCTTGACCAATAACTTTTTTGCGTAAAGTATCTTCTAATTTAAGTAGTTTTTCACTTTCTGCTTCAGTGAGTCTTGCAGAAGGAATTCCTGTTTGTAATGAGACTACTTGAGCGACAGCCTCTTCATCTACTGGAATCTGATGCTCTTCTTTGTGATTTTCCCATTCCTGTTTCATATTGGAAAGACGTTCTCGAAGCTTTTTTTCCTCATCACGCAAACCCGCAGCTTTTTCATATTCTTGAGTTCCAATAGCCTGTTCTTTAGCAAGTTTCGTAGTTTCAATCTCAGCTTCGAGTTTCATTAGCTCTGTAGGTTGATCCATAGTATTTACGCGTACGCGAGCTCCAGCTTCATCTAATAAATCGATAGCTTTATCAGGAAGGAAACGTCCATGAACATACTGGTCGGATAATGTGGCCGCAGCTTTCAAAGCTTCTTCGGTAATAGCAACGTTGTGATGCTCTTCATATTTCTTTTTCAGACCACGTAGGATTTCAATAGTCTCATCTACACTAGGTGGTTGGACAATAATTTTTTGGAACCTACGTTCTAAAGCTGCATCTTTTTCAATATGCTTGCGGTATTCATCAATTGTTGTTGCTCCAATACATTGAATTTCTCCACGTGCTAATGCAGGCTTTAAAATGTTTGAAGCATCAATAGCGCCTTCAGCAGCTCCAGCACCTACAATAGTGTGAAGTTCATCGATAAATAAAAGGATGTTTCCGTGTTTGCGTACCTCATCCATAACGGCTTTGATACGTTCTTCAAATTGACCGCGATATTTCGTTCCTGCAATCATTAAAGCAAGATCTAAAGTAATTAAACGCTTCTTACGTAAAGTGTCAGGAACTTCATTAGAAATGATTTTTTGCGCTAATCCTTCAACAATAGCAGTTTTCCCAACACCAGCTTCACCGATAAGCACCGGATTATTTTTTCTTCTGCGGCAAAGGATTAAAATCAAACGTTCAACTTCCGTAGAACGGCCAATAACAGGATCAAGCTTAGATTCGCGAAACATCTCCGTTAAATCGTAACCATAGGCTTTTAATGCTGATAGCTTATCACTTTTTTCTCCACCTAGGGTATGGCCTAAAGAAGAAGATTTAGAGGAGGAGGAGGAGGAACCTCGAGGATTAGAAGAAGATGCGGGAGGGAGTTGAAGATTGAATGTTTCCAGTTCTTTAAGAATTTCTTTGCGAACTTCTCTAGGATCAATATGTAAGTTTTCTAAAACTTGTAAAGCAACACCGTCAGCTTGATTTAAAATCCCTAAAAGAAGGTGCTCAGTACCCACATAATTATGTTCTAAAACACCGGCTTCTTCATTTGCTGATTCAAAAGATTTTTTTACTCTGCCAGTAAGTGCAGGGTCACCATAAACCTGAATTTCTGGTCCGTAACCGATCAATCTCTCGACTTCTTGCTTTGCAGTGTCGAAATCCACTCCTAAATTACGCAACACATTTACAGCTACACCCTGGCCTAGTTTGAGTAGGCCTAAGAGTATGTGCTCTGTGCCTAGATAGTTATGATTTAACCTCTGAGCTTCTTTTTTAGCCAATTTAATGACTTGTTTTGCTCTGTTAGTAAACTTCTCAAACATAAAAACCTAAAAGACCGGGTAGAACTTTCCTTAAGCATATACGAAATTTAAAATAATGATGCAACTCTTCGATAAATAGATAAAGTATTACTGAGACGAAAGATTTTTTTTTACGAAAATAGTAAAGAATCCATCTCCTATGCTATACTACTTCTACATTTTTAACGAATGATTCACCTTTGATACATCTCCCCATTTCATTATGACTGTTAGCATAGTAGATTCAGGAAAAGGAAGTTCTGAGGCCCATATGGCCAGAGATAAGTATTTGCTAGAACACCTCAAAAGAGGAGAAGTGATCCTGCATCTTTATGAGTGGGATAGCCAATACCCTCTCACTTATGGCTATTTTATGCGTCCAGAAAAATTTTTAGTTGATAATAGAGCCGACTTAGGCATGGATGCAGCTATCCGACCTACGGGAGGAGGCTTTGTTTTTCATCACGGAGACTACGCATTTTCGTTATTAATGTCATCGGAACATCCTATGTACGCACCAACTGTATTGGAGAATTATTACACTGTAAATCAGATGGTGTTGCAGGTTTTGAATAAGGTTTTCCGTATCAAGGGTAAGCTCTCTTTTGACGAGGATGCACATCATCCTCAGACATCTAATTTTTGTATGGCTAGAGCTTCAAAATATGATGTTTTAATGGGTGATAGAAAGGTGGGGGGCGCTGCTCAGCGTACAGTAAAACAAGGATTCTTGCATCAAGGATCCATATTTTTATCTGGGAGTTCTTTAGAGTTTTACCAAAAGTTTCTTTTGCCTGGGGTTATTGATATTATAGTTCCAGCAATTGAAAAACGGGCATTTTTCCCTCTAGGTCTGACAGCGCCTTCTTCAGATCTTTCAGAGGCAAGAAAAGAAATAAAAGAAGGGTTAATTCAAAGATTTTCAAGTGGCTATTTATGAATAAAATACGATGGGGTTTAGTTATTGCACTCTTTTGTTCATTTATAACAAAAGATGCTTTTGCCTTTACGGTGCATTTTCCTGCCTCTAAGGAACATGTGGGTGTTATTGTTCATGATAATAGTATTGAGGTTTATGAAAAGCTTTTATCAGCAATAGATGTTGCCGAACACTATGTTGAATTATGTCCCTGTATGGCTGGTGGAAATTTACTGGAGGAGATCATTGAGCATCTAGATAGGCGTATGTCTGAGGCTCCTCAGCTGTGTGCTTATATCCTTATTCAGCCTACATTTATTGATAGTAAGGATAAACAAATCCTTGAAACTGCAAGAGTCAATTGGCCCGATAGATTTTTTTATTTATTTACTGGATGCCCTCCAGGGTCGAGTATTCTTGCACCCAATGTTATAGAAAGTCATGTTAAAATTTCTATTGTGGATGGGAAGTACATTTTTATGGGGGGAACGAATTTCGAAGATTTTATGTGTACTAAGGGAGATGCGATTCCTGAACCTGTAGAGTCTTCACGTTTAGTTATAGCGGGAACTCAAAGACCTAGAGCTTTTCGTGATCAAGATATCACTATAAGCTCTGCGCAACTCGGGACAGAACTAAGAAAGGAATTTCATGCGCATTACGCTCTTTGGAATGCCTACGCAAAAAAACCCTGGTTTAATAAAAATCTCAATGATTTTCGGACACTTTCTTATCCTGAATTAACCATTGAAGAAGCTGAATCTATATATTGCAATGCCATTGAAGAAAGTCCTGATCTTGTAACGACAGATCTTAAAAATATTCGTGTGATTTTTTCTGGTCCTGATGAAAGTAAAAATATGATTACTCAAGAATATGTGGATTTAATAAATAGGTCAGAGAAATCTATCAAAATTGCAAATATGTATTTCATTCCTAAAGATGAGATTATTGAGAGTTTAAAATCTGCGTGTTTTGATCGAGGTATCCGATTGGAAATCATTACCAATGGATGTACGGAAAATAGTCCCGATCTTACAGCAGTATATGCTTGGGGCAATCGTATGAACTATTTCTTTTTATCTTATGGCGAGCGTCCTTCACTATGGAAAAAATTCATATTTTCTAAAAGACAACCTAATAGTTCTTTTTTTGTGAGTGAATATTTTGTTCGGGATACGCAGTTACATAAGAAATGTATGATTGTAGACGATTGTGTTTTTGTAATAGGGAGCTACAATTTTGGTAAGAAAAGTGATCTTTTTGACTACGAAAGTATTGTTGTAATTGATTCTCCAGAGGTTGCTCAAAAAGCCGATATTGTCTTTAAAAAAGATTTAAGATTGTCCAAACCTGTAGATAATTCTGAGATTTTTGATTGGTATTTCAATCCTGTTCGCAATCTTATGGGTCATTTACAAATTAATTTTATGCCTGCTTAATCTTCAAATAAAATTCCATAACGAAAAGAGAGAAGTTCTCTCTTTTCTGTTTCTCAGGGGATCCTTCTTGGTTTTTTCCGATCAATAGTTTACACTAAGTTTTTTACTGTTTATTCCAAGAGGGTGGCTTTGCTAGCGTTCTTTTATAAGCATCAGAAAAAATTCATTGGTTTAGTTGTTGTTGGTGTATGCGTATCTGGAATAGGCATAGGCTGGGGACGCTATCCAGGAGAATCTGCGCGTAATAGTTCTAGGAAAGTTGTATTTTCTGTACCTGGGAAAAAATATTCCGAGAGAGAGTTTCTAGCTATTAAGAGATTCTTTATAAATGAGGCTTATCCCTTCACAGGAAATCCTCAGGAATGGAATTTTTTAAATGAAGGATTACTTACAGAGCGCTTTTTAACAAATAAAATTGGGGAAAAGCTCTTTTTAAAAATCTACTCTCAAGATTATCCGGCTTTCAGTAAAGAGAAGCGATATCAAGCTTATCGAAGATTTGATACCCCATTTATTTCTTCTGAAGAAGTTTGGAAGTCTTCAGCTCCTCGCTTATATCAAGCTTTGACGACCTTGCAAGAAATAGATAATCCTGTGTCTCCTGAAGGGTTTGTTGCCAGAGTTCAACTTTTTTTAGAAGAGAAAAAATTTCCTCATTATATTCTTAAGCAGATGCTTGAATACCGTAGACAGATGTTTAATCTTCCTCAAGATGCTGCCTTGGCTCAAGGGAAAGATCTACGGTTATTTGGTTATAAGAATATTGCCGACTGGTTTGGAGATGCGTATGTTTCTGCTGCTATCGAAGCTTTACTTCGTTTTGTCAATGAGCAGAAAAAAAATATTGCTATGCCTTCTTTAAAAGAGGCTCAACAAGATTTTCACGATAAAGCTCAACATGCGTTTACTAAATTGAGTAAACACGCTGGCCTTACTTTAGGTTTTGACCAATTTGTGGCCTCTTATTTCAATTTCCTTGGAGTGAATGAATCAGAATTTTTTAAAATGTATCGTGAGATACTTTTGTGTAAGAGAGCCTTTTTACAATTAGAGGGTAGTGTAACTTTTGATTATCGTCCTCTGCAAGAATTTTTCTCTATGGGGAAAGATTCTACATCTGTAGAAATGGTTAAGCTTCCTCGTGAATACCAATTTAAGAACAGAGAAGATCTAGAAGTTTTTGAAACTTATATCAATCTCGTAGGTGTTCCAGTTAAGGATTGTCTTGATGTTCCACGTTTTGCTTTGCCTGTTAAAACTATAAAGGCCAAAGAACCCAAGTTAGTGGGTCGAAGATTTTTAGTTTCATATAAGAGTATAAAACTTGAAGATCTGGAAACGAAGGTGCCTATGGTGGAAGTACACCAGTGGCAACAAAATCCTGAGAATTTCCAAATTCTACTTCAACAGTTTCCTAAAATTGAAACATGTAATTCGAGTAAGGATTTCCAAGCTTTTAAACCTTCTCTTGTGGAAAAGATCTATTCCTTTACCAGAAAAGAGATTTTAAGAGCGCATCCTAAAAGAATTTTGGAAGGTCTAGCACAGTGTAAGCACGAGAGTCATGAAGTTTTCCTTTCTTGTGGGAAAGATAGTGTCTTAGAAGGAATTTTGGATGGAAATGAGCTAGCCACATTACTATTAGATAATGAGATTTTAGAAGCCTACAGTCAGGATGGCGAGCACTACTACACATTTATCGTGGATACGTGTTTTGAAGGTGAAGAAGTAATCCCTTATCGTGAAGTGTTGCGTAAAGATCTAGCTAAAACCTTAATTTCTTCACATAAAAATTCCTCACATATTGATAAGGTGATTTCTGCTTTAAAATCTCGATATCCAGAGGAAGAGGGCAAAGATCTTTGGCAAAAACGTCTATGGTCTTTGATAGAAGAATATAAAGACGGAACGTATCAATCAGGAACCTTATCCTGGAATCTTGAAAAGTCTATAAAAGTATTTACTCGTGGAGATCAAAATATCCCTCAATCCTATCCTATTTTAGCTTCTATGGAAGAGGGGACGTTATCAAATATTGAATTCAATCCTGAAGAAGGCCCATTTTTCTATAAATGTTTATCACATCAAATATGTGGTGAGCCTGCTAGTGTAGGGAAACTATTCCTAGCTAAGGGGCATTTAAATGAAGAAATTTTAGGGAATTATATAGAACATTTTATTGAGGAAGGAGTCAGATAATGTGGGATTCTGATTATCATGTGTGGATTCTACCGATTCATAATGATGTTGTCCGTTTGGGATTGACAGCTAGGATGGGAGAAAACTTAGGCCAAATTCTTCATATCGATTTACCTGCGATAGGTAGTTTCTGTAAGGAAGGTGAGATTCTTGTTGTCCTAGAGTCTTCAAAATCTGCTATCGAAGTTTTAAGCCCTGTTTCGGGAGAAATTATAGAAGTTAATGAAAATCTTAAAGAGAACATAGAGCTTCTTAATAACTCTCCAGAGGAATCTGGATGGTTTATGATTGTCAAACTCAATCAAAAATTGAATACGGAAAATCTTTCTCTTAGAGAGTAGTGAGGTTAGTATTTAAAAAAAAGTCTTACATTAGTTATATTTTTTGAGTTTTGATAAGAGTTTTTTTTTATTTGCTGAAGGAGTAAAATTTTTCCCTAAAAGAATTTAACACACATTTTATCATGTCCTCGTTAATAGTAGGTAGTGTCTCTACTCCTATAGAGATAAAGAGTATTCAGTTGAGGCTTTCAATGCAGCTTAAGGTATTAACCGCTATTACGGTATTATTGGCTTTAGCTGTGATAGGTCTTGCCTGTTACGGGCTTTTTGGAACTCCCCTGATAGCAACACAATTAATGATATGGATTATGAGTGCCTCTATGACTTTAGTGGCATTGATTTGTTCTTGTGCGAAATACCATCTTCTTCGTCGTTATGAAAAAAACCTCCTTAGTAGCGGGGAGCCGATACAGGAATAGATACAAGGAATTATGACTTATGATGATTAACATTCAAAGATTTCAACGACCTTCTCCAGACACTCCGAATACAGCAACTCTATTGTATCGGCTGCATGAGGGACCTTTAGGTGAATCAGAAGGATTGCGTACTTTTCGTAGAGTATTATCAGCGCTTATGACCTCCCTAGCAATACTTGTCATGATAGTATTCACCATTCAATCACCAACAATCACTCCCGCAGCGTTGTATACAGCAATTTTCTTTGCCTGCTGTACTCTTGTATGTATAGCAATGTTTATGGTGAAACACGTATTATGTCAGTTTCCAGAAATTGCTAAAGATACTATTGAGATCTCCTCTAATAGTTAATCTATTGAGATTTCCCCTTCTTTATATTTGTTGCTTTGGCTTTAGCTGCACGTTGTTGTTGTACTGTTCGTACTTTTTTCATAGGTTTCAGATCTTTTACTACTACAGAAGAAACATTGGATGTTTCTAAGATATCAGATACTGGCGTTGTTGCTGATGGCTTAGAGATATCAATACCTGTAAGACTCATAAAGGCCATAGCTATAAGTCCCGTGGTAATAAAAGAGATCCCCATTCCTTGGAGGTTTTTAGGAATATCAGAATAGGCGAGTTTTTCTTTAATAGTTGCGAATAAGACAATAGCTAACCACCAACCACATCCCGCACCTAAAGAGAATATCATCATAGGGATAAATGGATAGTTGCGTGTGATTCCAAAGAGCACACCCCCTAAAATTGCACAATTTACAGCAATTAATGGTAAGAAGATTCCTAAGGAGAGATAGAGATTTCTGGATACCTTTTCTAAAAGTAATTCTAGAATCTGTGTGAAGGCTGCAATAACTACAATGAAGATAATCAGCTCAAGGAAATTTAAATTTACATTCGCTAATGAAGGAGATATCCAAGTTAAAGCCTTAGGTCCTGTAATAAATTTATGTACTACCCAGTTAATGCTTCCAGTAACTGTCAGAACCAATGCTACAGACATTCCTAAGCCGTTAGCCGTAGAAACTCGTGCTGAACAAGCAAGATAGCTACACATCCCAAGAAAATTCGATAGAAGGATATTTTGGATGAAGGTTGCTTGTAAAAAGATGCCAAAGACATTTAGCCATGTATATTCGCCTAACCACATAAAGCTACCTTTTTGCCTTCTTAGATCTAAGAATATTCACTCCCCAAATCATAATGCCCAAAAGGAAAAATGCTGAGGGAGCTAAAACCATCAAACCAAAGTTTTCATAGCCATCAGGATGAGTTTCAGAAGCATAAAAACATTTTGGGATTAGTTGTAATCCTAGAATAGTACCGAAGCCGAAGAACTCTCTTATTATACTCACAGAAACTAATACCCAGCCATAGCCTAATCCCGATGCGAAACCATCTAAAAATGCTGGAATAGGGGGTACGTTCCTTGCTAAACTTTCAGCTCTTCCCATAACAATACAGTTAGTGATAATCAACCCAACGAATACGGACAGAGTTTTTGAGATATTGAAGAAAAAGGCTTTTAAAAATTGATCAATAACAATCACGAATAAACTAATAATAATTAGCTGAGTGATCATACGAACGCTGTCAGGAGTAGCTTTTCGTAATAAGGATACAAAGAATGAGGAACATCCTGTAACAAAGCTTACAGCAAGCCCCATAGTAATGGCTGTGTTTACTGTTGTTGTTACAGCAAGTGCTGAACAAATCCCTAAAATAGCAATTAGAGGTTGGTTATTGTCCCAAAGAGGATCAAGGAAATAACTCTTATATGATTTATTTGCTGCCATTGTGATCTCTCTGGTTATTAAGCTTAGCAAAAGACATTAACAAACTACGATAGGGAGCTAAAGATCGTGCATAAGCTTCGGTAACACCATTACATGTTAATGTTGCTCCAGAAATACCATCGATAGATGATAGTGCTTTTGGAGATGTTCCAAATGCTGATTGTACTGATCCTTTAATTACCTCAAGACCTAGAGGTGTTGTAGCGAAATCTGTATTTCCTGACGCTGCTTGTAAGAAGATTTTCTTTCCATAGAATTGCTTTTGCCAATGAGGGTTGGCAATATTTGCTCCTAATCCTGGGGTTTCTGCTTGTTGATACCACGCTGTCCCTAAAACGGTATCACCGTTATTTTCTACAGCGAGATAACCGTAAATAGGTCCCCACAAACCAAATCCAGAAATGGGAATAATAATAGCGCGTACTACTGAAGGATTTTTGATAACATCAGTAGCACTCATTGCCCTAGCTTGTTCAGTATTTGCTAAGATTACATAGAATAATAGTAAGGGTTGTTGATAAAAATGGCCGTTTTGATGTTTTTCAACAAATTCTGTAACATTAATGTTTTTTTCTTCGAAGGAAAACATTTGACCATGTTTATCCGCGAGTAAGGGACGAACAAACCCTTGTGCGTACGAATCTAAAACCGAGCTCGTGACAACAGGCGCACGTTTATCTGCAACTTTAAGTAGGTGCGAGATTTTATCATATATAGCGGGTTGCCAAGAACCTTTCTCATAGATCTGAAATTTTCCAGAAAAATCTAAAACATGTGCTGCGGTTAGCATTTGCTGATCGCGATCAAAAATAGCCGCTCTTTCTTGGAAAGGGGCTAGGATATAATATACGGTAGAAAGGAAAACGCTAGAGAAAAAACTTAAAGCGAAAATGAAAAG
This portion of the Chlamydia crocodili genome encodes:
- the nqrE gene encoding NADH:ubiquinone reductase (Na(+)-transporting) subunit E — translated: MWLGEYTWLNVFGIFLQATFIQNILLSNFLGMCSYLACSARVSTANGLGMSVALVLTVTGSINWVVHKFITGPKALTWISPSLANVNLNFLELIIFIVVIAAFTQILELLLEKVSRNLYLSLGIFLPLIAVNCAILGGVLFGITRNYPFIPMMIFSLGAGCGWWLAIVLFATIKEKLAYSDIPKNLQGMGISFITTGLIAMAFMSLTGIDISKPSATTPVSDILETSNVSSVVVKDLKPMKKVRTVQQQRAAKAKATNIKKGKSQ
- the nqrD gene encoding NADH:ubiquinone reductase (Na(+)-transporting) subunit D, with the translated sequence MAANKSYKSYFLDPLWDNNQPLIAILGICSALAVTTTVNTAITMGLAVSFVTGCSSFFVSLLRKATPDSVRMITQLIIISLFVIVIDQFLKAFFFNISKTLSVFVGLIITNCIVMGRAESLARNVPPIPAFLDGFASGLGYGWVLVSVSIIREFFGFGTILGLQLIPKCFYASETHPDGYENFGLMVLAPSAFFLLGIMIWGVNILRSKKAKR
- a CDS encoding Na(+)-translocating NADH-quinone reductase subunit C; amino-acid sequence: MSSEKSKSHLNQTWYVVLFIFALSFFSSVFLSTVYYILAPFQERAAIFDRDQQMLTAAHVLDFSGKFQIYEKGSWQPAIYDKISHLLKVADKRAPVVTSSVLDSYAQGFVRPLLADKHGQMFSFEEKNINVTEFVEKHQNGHFYQQPLLLFYVILANTEQARAMSATDVIKNPSVVRAIIIPISGFGLWGPIYGYLAVENNGDTVLGTAWYQQAETPGLGANIANPHWQKQFYGKKIFLQAASGNTDFATTPLGLEVIKGSVQSAFGTSPKALSSIDGISGATLTCNGVTEAYARSLAPYRSLLMSFAKLNNQRDHNGSK